From a single bacterium genomic region:
- a CDS encoding enoyl-CoA hydratase/isomerase family protein — MNGGKTVRVETAGAIGRVIFCRPEVHNAFNAQVIDEMTFAFKRLKTDQDVRVVILTGEGKSFCAGADLNWMSDVRSAAYEDNLDEARRLADLFYDIYSFPKPVIGRINGAAIGGGTGFVAVTDIAVAAQSAVFSFSEVKIGVVPACISPYVIKRVGEGRAREFFLTGERLTAERALTAGLVNRSVPDDLLDATVNGLVESLLSSGPEAIKVCKQLLQTVPQQSVDDYKEYTARVIADLRQSPEGQEGMDAFLNKRKPNWVIEGD, encoded by the coding sequence ATGAATGGTGGCAAGACAGTCAGAGTCGAAACAGCGGGTGCGATTGGAAGAGTGATCTTCTGTCGTCCGGAAGTTCACAACGCCTTCAATGCGCAGGTTATCGATGAGATGACATTTGCATTCAAGCGGCTGAAGACCGACCAGGATGTTCGCGTCGTGATCTTAACCGGCGAGGGTAAATCTTTTTGCGCCGGAGCCGATTTGAATTGGATGAGCGATGTTCGCAGTGCAGCTTACGAAGATAATCTCGATGAAGCGCGGCGACTGGCTGATTTGTTTTACGATATCTACTCTTTTCCGAAACCGGTAATTGGCCGCATAAATGGTGCGGCAATCGGCGGTGGCACAGGCTTTGTCGCAGTTACCGATATTGCTGTAGCTGCGCAGAGTGCGGTGTTTTCTTTTAGCGAAGTCAAGATTGGCGTTGTACCTGCGTGTATTTCGCCTTACGTAATTAAGAGAGTGGGAGAAGGAAGAGCGCGCGAGTTCTTTCTTACCGGCGAACGGTTAACTGCCGAGCGCGCTTTGACCGCAGGATTGGTCAATCGCTCGGTGCCGGATGATTTGCTTGATGCGACTGTCAACGGTCTCGTAGAGTCGCTTCTATCGTCTGGTCCTGAGGCAATCAAGGTCTGCAAGCAACTGCTTCAGACTGTACCGCAACAATCAGTGGACGATTACAAAGAGTATACTGCTCGAGTCATAGCGGACTTGCGGCAATCACCAGAGGGGCAAGAGGGTATGGACGCCTTCCTGAATAAACGCAAGCCCAACTGGGTGATTGAAGGCGACTAA
- a CDS encoding methylcrotonoyl-CoA carboxylase codes for MYRIESKIDTKSPEYIQNQEDNKRLMEQLRDRLETVRKGGPPQAVERHKSRGKLTARERLAKLFDDNTPFVELSPLAAWELYDNDAPGAGMVTGVGVVHGREVVVVANDATVKGGTYFPITIKKHVRAQEVARKNHLPCIYLVDSGGIFLPEQSGTFPDRDHFGKIFYNQATLSALGIPQIACVMGSCTAGGAYVPAMSDEAIIVRKQGTIFIGGPPLVKAATGEEVTDEDLGGADVHCRISGTADHYAQNDDHAIQICRNIVETLDRSKKFELDRAKTEEPYYDPEELYGVVPTDLKQPFDVREVIARIVDGSRFQEFKALYGLTLVCGFARIHGYPVGILGNNGVLFSESSLKGAHFIELCAKRKIPLIFLQNITGFIVGKKYEHGGIARDGAKLVHAVANAQVPKFTVIVGGSYGAGNYAMCGRGYDPNFLWMWPNGKICVMGGEQAADVLWTVKKSQLAKQGVKLTPEMEAEFKQPTLAKYEQESSAYYSTARLWDDGIVDPKKTRDLLALAISMSLNTPIPEPQFGVFRM; via the coding sequence ATGTATCGAATAGAATCGAAGATCGACACAAAATCGCCCGAGTACATACAGAACCAAGAAGACAACAAGCGGTTAATGGAGCAACTCCGTGACCGCTTAGAGACAGTGCGTAAGGGCGGACCGCCGCAGGCTGTCGAGCGCCATAAATCACGCGGCAAACTGACCGCACGCGAACGACTCGCCAAGCTGTTCGACGATAACACACCGTTTGTGGAGTTGTCGCCGCTGGCTGCTTGGGAACTGTACGACAATGATGCACCAGGGGCCGGAATGGTCACCGGTGTTGGCGTCGTGCATGGTCGTGAAGTCGTCGTTGTCGCCAATGATGCGACTGTCAAGGGCGGGACATATTTCCCCATCACAATCAAGAAGCACGTGCGTGCGCAAGAAGTAGCTCGCAAGAATCATCTTCCGTGCATCTACCTAGTGGACTCTGGCGGGATATTCCTGCCGGAGCAATCAGGGACTTTCCCGGATCGAGATCATTTCGGAAAGATCTTTTATAATCAAGCGACACTCTCAGCATTGGGGATTCCTCAGATCGCTTGCGTTATGGGCTCTTGTACGGCTGGCGGTGCTTATGTTCCGGCGATGTCGGATGAAGCAATCATCGTACGCAAGCAGGGGACGATCTTTATTGGTGGGCCGCCGTTGGTGAAGGCTGCAACAGGTGAAGAGGTCACAGATGAGGACCTGGGCGGTGCAGATGTGCATTGCCGTATCTCCGGTACAGCCGACCACTATGCACAAAACGATGACCACGCGATTCAGATTTGCCGCAACATCGTAGAGACTTTGGATCGCTCGAAGAAGTTCGAGCTTGATCGTGCCAAGACGGAAGAGCCGTACTATGATCCGGAAGAACTCTATGGTGTTGTTCCCACCGACTTGAAGCAACCATTTGACGTCAGAGAAGTCATTGCTCGAATTGTCGATGGGAGCCGATTCCAGGAATTCAAGGCGTTGTATGGACTGACATTGGTCTGCGGATTCGCGCGGATCCATGGATATCCGGTGGGCATTCTGGGGAACAATGGTGTGTTGTTTAGCGAATCGTCGCTCAAGGGAGCGCATTTCATTGAACTTTGCGCCAAGCGCAAGATACCTCTGATTTTCCTGCAGAACATCACCGGCTTCATTGTCGGCAAGAAATATGAGCATGGCGGAATTGCCCGTGATGGCGCAAAATTGGTACATGCTGTCGCAAATGCGCAGGTACCGAAGTTTACGGTGATAGTTGGCGGGTCGTACGGAGCCGGCAACTATGCCATGTGCGGAAGGGGATATGACCCCAATTTCTTGTGGATGTGGCCGAATGGAAAAATCTGTGTTATGGGCGGCGAACAAGCTGCCGATGTGCTGTGGACGGTGAAAAAGTCACAGCTCGCCAAGCAGGGCGTGAAACTTACGCCTGAGATGGAAGCCGAGTTCAAACAGCCGACTCTTGCAAAGTACGAACAGGAGTCTTCGGCCTATTACTCAACTGCAAGATTATGGGACGACGGAATTGTCGATCCCAAGAAGACGCGTGATTTGCTGGCGTTGGCGATTTCAATGTCGCTCAATACGCCGATTCCGGAGCCGCAATTCGGCGTGTTTAGGATGTAA
- a CDS encoding leucyl aminopeptidase family protein: MATSKFSLSESLRLQDGDCLILPFLDDKKGLFMKTALPKEVQAAARTSPSSGGSLTTLRGAVGKFDVMVRTVRLDAKYSNTILEMKKAISTAIASAPKEHCKRVVVALSDRHLDWMFAAHEGTLLGSYSFDKYLTNKAKPIPVVVAGIKSTSAISRQLKERETIYSQVNAARDLLSEPPNVMNPPVLAREFQKLARQSGLKVTVWDEKRLLKERCGGTYGVGVGAKAKPRMVIAEYNPRGAKKHLCLVGKGVTYDTGGYGLKPAASQIGMKYDMGGAAMMFGAACAISRLKLPIRVTVITPLAENDISGESMHTTAILTTRSGKTIEVEHTDAEGRLLLADGLALAGERKPDWIIDSATLTGACVVALGEEIAGVFSNDPKLAQEIISVGNTEGELYWELPLHMPHASKIKTTIADVKNRGDAWGGAITAAVFLKEWVSDTAKWAHIDIAGPGGKEQPLDHLGKGAKGFGIKTIVQLAKKLA, from the coding sequence ATGGCGACATCCAAATTTAGCCTGAGCGAATCGCTACGATTGCAAGATGGTGACTGTCTGATACTCCCCTTCCTTGATGACAAGAAAGGCCTCTTCATGAAGACCGCTCTTCCCAAGGAAGTGCAAGCTGCTGCTCGAACCAGCCCCAGCTCTGGTGGTTCACTTACGACACTTCGCGGCGCCGTCGGCAAGTTCGATGTTATGGTTCGAACCGTGCGGCTGGATGCAAAGTACTCGAACACAATACTCGAAATGAAAAAGGCGATTTCTACGGCCATTGCCTCGGCACCGAAAGAACATTGCAAGCGAGTAGTTGTAGCTTTAAGCGACCGACATCTCGATTGGATGTTTGCGGCTCACGAAGGCACTTTGCTTGGAAGCTATTCGTTCGACAAGTACCTAACTAACAAAGCCAAACCAATTCCGGTTGTGGTCGCTGGCATTAAATCAACTTCTGCGATTAGTCGACAGCTCAAAGAACGTGAAACTATCTATAGTCAGGTGAACGCGGCTCGCGACTTGCTCAGTGAACCGCCAAACGTGATGAATCCACCGGTTCTTGCCCGCGAGTTCCAGAAGCTTGCCCGCCAATCGGGTCTCAAGGTTACTGTATGGGATGAAAAGCGACTCCTCAAGGAACGCTGCGGTGGCACCTACGGCGTTGGCGTAGGCGCAAAAGCAAAGCCGCGCATGGTAATTGCCGAGTACAACCCCCGCGGTGCGAAGAAGCATCTCTGCCTTGTCGGCAAAGGCGTGACCTATGACACTGGCGGCTATGGCCTTAAACCTGCCGCGTCTCAGATTGGCATGAAGTATGACATGGGTGGCGCTGCCATGATGTTTGGCGCTGCGTGTGCCATATCGCGCCTGAAGCTCCCAATCCGGGTCACAGTCATTACACCGCTTGCAGAAAACGACATTTCCGGTGAGTCGATGCACACTACTGCAATCCTGACGACTCGCTCCGGCAAGACGATCGAAGTCGAGCACACGGATGCCGAGGGTCGTTTGCTATTGGCTGACGGATTGGCACTAGCCGGTGAACGTAAACCCGATTGGATTATCGACTCCGCAACACTGACCGGTGCTTGTGTCGTAGCCCTAGGGGAAGAAATTGCCGGAGTTTTTTCAAACGATCCGAAGCTAGCTCAAGAGATCATTTCCGTGGGCAATACTGAAGGCGAATTGTACTGGGAACTTCCCCTTCACATGCCGCATGCTTCCAAAATCAAAACGACCATTGCCGATGTCAAGAATCGCGGCGACGCTTGGGGAGGCGCAATCACAGCGGCAGTCTTCCTGAAGGAATGGGTCAGCGATACAGCCAAGTGGGCGCATATCGACATTGCCGGTCCCGGCGGCAAAGAGCAACCGCTTGACCACTTGGGCAAAGGCGCCAAGGGATTTGGCATCAAGACAATTGTGCAATTGGCGAAGAAACTCGCCTAG
- a CDS encoding DUF2007 domain-containing protein — MPFCPKCRAEYEAGTTRCSDCEEALVAELAPVETEFTPTDYDNWKCVANLTSTAYAEMIQEALREAGIPVVVLSQSGYFGTSGMMGTALFNSAGAGYSVMIPEDHITEADAIATEMFGEIWTSARIPAE; from the coding sequence ATGCCCTTCTGTCCCAAATGCCGCGCCGAATATGAAGCAGGCACAACCCGCTGCAGCGATTGCGAGGAAGCACTCGTTGCCGAACTGGCGCCGGTCGAAACTGAATTCACACCGACTGACTATGACAATTGGAAATGCGTCGCCAATTTGACCTCGACTGCATATGCAGAAATGATCCAGGAAGCCCTGCGCGAAGCCGGTATCCCCGTCGTCGTGCTTTCGCAGTCCGGATATTTTGGCACCAGCGGCATGATGGGAACCGCGCTTTTCAACTCCGCCGGAGCCGGCTACTCCGTAATGATTCCCGAAGACCACATCACCGAAGCTGACGCTATCGCCACTGAAATGTTCGGGGAGATTTGGACTTCTGCGCGTATCCCTGCAGAGTAG
- the accC gene encoding acetyl-CoA carboxylase biotin carboxylase subunit: MLKKILIANRGEIAVRIMRAAREMGIPTVSVYSEADREALHVRLATEAVLLGPAPANESYLVIPKLIDAAKKTGCDSVHPGYGFLAENAEFAQAVQDAKLTFIGPQPRAIRALGNKLGARSMMSKANVPTVPGGEVKSGSIDDFKSLANKIGYPIIVKAAAGGGGKGMRIVNDEAQLQEAVEAAQREAKSSFGDATVYLEKYLSHPRHIEVQVIADSFGHTIHLFERECSIQRRHQKIIEETPSLALTPELRTKMGDAAVAAAKAASYISAGTVEFLYDNGNFYFLEVNTRIQVEHPITEMVTGIDLVKEQIRIASGDQLSFSQSDVKMRGHATECRIYAEDPATGFLPSPGKILHLKEPVGGNVRVDSGVYSGFEVPIYYDPILSKVIALGRTRDESIDRMILALKDYRIVGIKNNVRFLIDCLSHPEYRAGNLFTGFIDKYLPEWAESESDKELDAAYAGAALAMSGKAAASSDTLQELEISPWQALGSWEL, translated from the coding sequence ATGCTCAAAAAAATCTTAATCGCCAACCGCGGAGAGATTGCGGTTCGCATCATGCGTGCCGCCCGCGAAATGGGGATACCGACGGTTTCGGTCTATTCCGAGGCCGATCGCGAAGCCCTGCATGTCCGTCTCGCAACTGAGGCTGTATTACTTGGACCAGCGCCGGCCAACGAGAGTTATCTCGTCATTCCCAAGCTGATTGATGCCGCGAAGAAAACGGGGTGCGATTCTGTCCACCCGGGCTATGGCTTTCTGGCGGAGAACGCCGAATTCGCTCAAGCAGTTCAGGATGCCAAGCTGACGTTTATCGGCCCGCAACCGAGGGCGATTCGAGCTTTGGGAAACAAGCTTGGCGCGCGTTCGATGATGTCCAAGGCTAACGTGCCGACAGTTCCTGGCGGCGAAGTCAAGTCCGGCAGCATCGACGATTTCAAATCGTTGGCGAACAAGATCGGCTACCCAATCATTGTCAAGGCAGCTGCCGGCGGCGGGGGCAAAGGAATGCGCATTGTCAACGACGAGGCGCAATTGCAGGAGGCCGTAGAAGCCGCACAGCGGGAAGCTAAGTCGTCGTTTGGCGATGCAACGGTGTATCTCGAAAAATACCTCAGCCATCCGCGCCACATCGAAGTACAGGTAATTGCGGACAGTTTTGGCCACACGATTCACCTCTTCGAGCGCGAGTGCTCAATTCAAAGACGACATCAGAAAATTATCGAAGAAACTCCATCGCTGGCGTTGACTCCTGAACTTCGCACTAAAATGGGTGACGCGGCAGTTGCAGCGGCTAAGGCGGCTTCGTACATCTCAGCGGGTACTGTCGAATTTCTGTATGATAACGGCAACTTCTATTTCCTTGAGGTGAACACGCGAATTCAGGTAGAGCACCCGATTACTGAGATGGTAACCGGTATTGATCTCGTCAAAGAGCAGATCCGCATCGCCTCGGGAGACCAACTTTCATTTTCCCAGTCGGATGTTAAGATGCGCGGCCATGCAACCGAGTGTCGCATCTATGCAGAAGATCCTGCGACCGGATTCTTGCCTTCTCCGGGAAAGATACTGCATCTCAAGGAGCCGGTAGGGGGAAATGTTCGTGTTGATAGCGGCGTTTATTCCGGGTTCGAAGTGCCGATCTACTACGATCCAATCTTGTCGAAAGTAATAGCGTTGGGACGCACTCGCGACGAATCGATTGATCGAATGATTTTGGCGCTGAAAGACTATCGTATAGTTGGAATCAAGAACAATGTTCGATTCCTCATTGATTGTCTTAGCCATCCGGAATACAGAGCCGGAAATCTCTTCACAGGCTTCATTGATAAGTACCTGCCCGAATGGGCGGAATCGGAATCCGACAAAGAGCTTGATGCAGCGTACGCTGGAGCGGCTTTGGCAATGTCGGGAAAGGCCGCGGCGTCATCTGATACGCTTCAGGAGCTGGAGATTTCTCCCTGGCAAGCATTGGGATCTTGGGAGCTGTAA
- a CDS encoding Zn-ribbon domain-containing OB-fold protein: MNPARYHREMAQRYRMEAGKCKKCGHVYFPPRLICRECQGREFETIVLSERGKLLSFTVIHTPASQFKDISPYALGILETKEGAKLTAQIVDMPADQIKTGMELQIEFRRVQTDGHEGVLAYGYKLVPVM; this comes from the coding sequence ATGAATCCGGCAAGATATCATCGTGAGATGGCGCAACGCTATCGGATGGAAGCAGGAAAGTGCAAGAAGTGCGGACATGTTTATTTCCCGCCGCGGTTGATTTGCCGCGAGTGTCAGGGTAGAGAATTCGAGACGATAGTATTGTCCGAGCGCGGGAAGCTGTTGAGCTTCACCGTGATTCATACGCCGGCGAGCCAGTTCAAGGACATCTCTCCTTATGCGCTGGGTATCCTTGAGACCAAGGAAGGCGCAAAGTTGACGGCGCAAATCGTCGACATGCCTGCCGACCAGATCAAGACTGGAATGGAATTGCAGATCGAGTTCCGTAGGGTTCAGACCGATGGACACGAAGGCGTTTTGGCGTACGGCTATAAACTTGTGCCGGTGATGTAA
- a CDS encoding thiolase domain-containing protein, which produces MRDVAIIGVGLQKWGELWEKSFRNLFVEAALNALGETKVDKIDHMYIGCMSGGLFVGQEHIGSIMADYLGQRYLGATRVESACASGGAALRAGFIDVASGMSDIVLVGGVEKMTDVSGDGATYALATAADQEYEVYNGATFPGLYALMARAYMEKFGATRDQLSAVPVKNHDNGLLNPNAQYQMKISVNEVNNSVMVADPLRILDCSPITDGAAALILCPLEMAKKLSDKPAIRILGSAMATDTIALHDRRDFTSLDAVKVSSMAALKMAGKNVHDINVTEVHDCFSIAEIIVSESLGFFACGKGAEATANGETRIEGKFPINPSGGLKSKGHPVGATGVAQAIEIAYQLRGEAGKRQVKNAKVGMTQNMGGSGGSSVVHVMEVA; this is translated from the coding sequence ATGCGTGATGTAGCAATAATCGGCGTAGGACTGCAGAAATGGGGAGAGTTGTGGGAGAAGTCCTTCCGCAATCTCTTTGTCGAAGCGGCACTGAACGCCCTTGGAGAAACGAAGGTCGATAAGATCGACCACATGTATATTGGCTGTATGTCCGGCGGCTTGTTTGTCGGGCAGGAACATATCGGCTCGATCATGGCCGACTATCTTGGCCAGCGCTATTTGGGCGCGACCAGAGTTGAGTCAGCCTGCGCATCAGGTGGAGCCGCGCTCCGTGCGGGATTCATTGATGTAGCATCCGGCATGAGTGATATCGTGCTCGTCGGCGGTGTCGAGAAGATGACCGATGTTTCCGGCGACGGCGCGACCTACGCGTTGGCGACCGCAGCCGATCAGGAATACGAAGTATATAATGGCGCGACCTTTCCGGGTTTGTATGCCTTGATGGCGCGTGCATATATGGAGAAGTTTGGCGCAACCCGCGACCAGCTTTCGGCGGTGCCGGTGAAGAATCACGACAACGGCCTGCTCAATCCGAATGCGCAGTATCAGATGAAGATCAGCGTCAACGAAGTGAACAACTCGGTGATGGTGGCTGATCCGCTGCGAATTCTGGATTGTTCGCCGATTACCGACGGAGCGGCGGCGTTGATTCTCTGCCCGCTGGAGATGGCGAAGAAACTTTCTGACAAGCCGGCGATTCGAATTCTCGGATCGGCGATGGCGACGGATACGATCGCGTTGCACGATCGCCGTGATTTTACGTCACTCGATGCAGTGAAGGTGTCGTCAATGGCTGCGTTAAAGATGGCAGGGAAGAACGTTCATGACATCAATGTCACCGAAGTTCATGATTGCTTCTCGATAGCCGAGATCATCGTGTCCGAGTCACTCGGATTCTTTGCTTGCGGCAAGGGCGCAGAAGCTACTGCCAACGGTGAGACTCGTATCGAAGGTAAGTTCCCGATTAACCCGTCCGGTGGATTGAAGTCAAAAGGTCATCCGGTGGGAGCAACGGGAGTAGCGCAGGCTATCGAAATTGCGTATCAGCTTCGCGGTGAAGCCGGTAAGCGTCAGGTGAAAAATGCAAAAGTCGGCATGACACAAAATATGGGCGGCTCCGGTGGCAGCTCCGTCGTGCATGTGATGGAGGTGGCTTAA
- a CDS encoding hydroxymethylglutaryl-CoA synthase — translation MSKKVGIVGYGAHIPRYRIKVEEIAKTWGADAPSYKKGLELTEKSVPPPDQDTITLSVEAAKRALKRAGIPGVKIGCMYIGSESHPYAVKPSGTVVAEAIGAVPFCRVADFEFACKAGTEGMFVAMTLVKAGEIEYGMGIAADTSQGAPGDALEYSAGAGAAAFVMGDKNLVAECDFTTSYMTDTPDFWRREHEFYPQHGLTPRLGNTYSGASPLGLTAILDHAKPGDKIFMVSYGSGAGSDGFIWTVTDRIKEVQDITTKTFTLLDDKKYYIDYGTYAKFRRKILKNANWGGFPPAPRPGGAPLRGLAGVKI, via the coding sequence ATGTCCAAGAAAGTTGGTATTGTCGGTTACGGAGCCCACATCCCGCGATATCGCATCAAGGTCGAGGAAATTGCCAAGACCTGGGGCGCGGATGCTCCGTCCTACAAGAAAGGCCTCGAACTGACCGAAAAGTCGGTTCCGCCGCCGGATCAGGATACGATTACTCTCTCGGTTGAAGCCGCCAAGCGCGCACTCAAGCGTGCCGGCATCCCGGGAGTGAAGATCGGCTGTATGTATATCGGTTCGGAGTCGCATCCGTACGCCGTAAAGCCCTCCGGAACGGTTGTCGCCGAGGCTATCGGCGCGGTGCCGTTTTGCCGTGTGGCGGATTTTGAATTCGCTTGCAAGGCTGGTACCGAGGGAATGTTCGTGGCGATGACTTTGGTCAAAGCTGGAGAAATCGAGTACGGAATGGGTATCGCAGCGGACACTTCGCAAGGCGCCCCGGGCGATGCGCTTGAGTATTCGGCTGGCGCAGGAGCGGCGGCGTTTGTGATGGGAGACAAGAATCTCGTCGCGGAGTGCGATTTCACGACCTCATATATGACCGACACGCCGGACTTCTGGCGTCGCGAACATGAATTTTATCCGCAGCACGGCCTGACCCCGCGTTTGGGCAACACCTATTCGGGTGCTTCGCCGCTGGGTTTAACGGCAATCCTCGACCACGCCAAACCGGGCGACAAGATTTTCATGGTGTCGTACGGTTCGGGCGCGGGCTCGGATGGCTTCATTTGGACGGTGACTGATCGCATCAAAGAGGTGCAGGATATCACGACCAAGACCTTCACGCTGCTCGACGACAAGAAGTACTATATCGACTATGGCACCTACGCCAAGTTCCGCAGGAAGATTTTGAAGAATGCGAATTGGGGGGGGTTTCCCCCCGCGCCCCGCCCCGGGGGGGCCCCGCTGAGGGGGTTAGCTGGAGTTAAGATATGA
- a CDS encoding DUF1573 domain-containing protein — MIRHLWILTLLAVSVIGSSSLLAQARLEIDETSFDFGYIPQVCKVAHTYVMRASGTDSLKILNVKPGCGCTKAPIKKEVVAPGDSTAVELIFTSVETYRGTMQKTATVTCNDDARGTFSLRFKATINTSPDSAQPAQLSPWNVDFTEAMRAKEVEMSVKNVSKEPLTLALVSYPFEFINVTLPSGDIAPGKSGVIKVKIAPGCKESNFEKSFTFTTGRAADSKRYTVPVVLGKPTT; from the coding sequence ATGATTAGGCATTTGTGGATACTTACTCTCTTAGCAGTTAGTGTAATAGGCAGCTCCTCGCTGTTAGCTCAGGCACGACTGGAGATTGATGAGACGAGTTTTGATTTTGGCTACATTCCTCAAGTATGTAAGGTCGCTCACACCTATGTTATGCGTGCTTCCGGAACCGACTCGCTCAAGATACTGAATGTCAAGCCTGGCTGTGGATGTACGAAAGCTCCAATCAAGAAGGAAGTCGTGGCTCCGGGAGATTCCACAGCAGTTGAGTTGATTTTCACTTCCGTTGAGACTTACAGAGGAACAATGCAGAAGACAGCGACAGTAACCTGCAACGATGATGCACGGGGTACATTCTCGTTGCGATTCAAGGCCACCATTAACACAAGTCCCGATTCGGCTCAACCGGCACAGCTGAGTCCCTGGAATGTCGATTTCACGGAGGCTATGCGGGCAAAAGAAGTTGAAATGAGTGTCAAGAATGTCTCGAAGGAACCACTAACGTTGGCGTTGGTCAGTTATCCATTTGAGTTCATCAATGTGACGTTGCCATCAGGCGATATAGCACCGGGCAAGTCAGGCGTGATCAAGGTGAAGATTGCGCCGGGTTGCAAGGAGAGCAACTTCGAGAAGTCGTTTACATTCACTACGGGAAGAGCCGCCGATTCGAAGCGGTACACTGTGCCTGTCGTTCTTGGCAAGCCGACGACTTAA
- a CDS encoding thioredoxin family protein — MFANSNLEVCKVRNCRLMHVAVFVGVVFACLTICGCADDPVQPVTPEWVYGDEPLADVINWTSTDVIWSAGLDKKPYSILIIGADWCGWCKKLMDETMHDRSVMGWVDSCFDACTFDSDSDSLIVIASDTISCYEAAKQVLNVRALPTTIVFDKQGNETNRRVGYLPAKSYAEFLWQVVSGK, encoded by the coding sequence ATGTTTGCGAATTCGAATCTCGAAGTTTGTAAGGTACGAAATTGCCGATTAATGCACGTCGCCGTTTTCGTTGGTGTGGTTTTCGCTTGTCTCACCATCTGTGGCTGCGCTGATGATCCGGTCCAACCCGTTACTCCGGAATGGGTATACGGCGACGAGCCACTGGCAGATGTCATAAATTGGACGTCGACCGATGTTATCTGGTCTGCCGGTCTGGACAAGAAACCGTATTCGATTTTGATCATCGGTGCGGATTGGTGCGGCTGGTGCAAAAAGCTGATGGATGAGACGATGCACGACCGCAGTGTCATGGGTTGGGTCGACAGCTGTTTTGATGCGTGCACTTTCGATTCCGATTCCGACAGCCTCATCGTTATCGCCAGCGACACCATTAGTTGTTATGAGGCGGCTAAACAAGTCTTGAATGTCAGGGCGCTTCCCACAACCATAGTCTTCGACAAGCAGGGAAACGAGACGAACCGACGCGTCGGCTATCTCCCCGCCAAGTCATATGCAGAATTTCTCTGGCAGGTCGTGTCGGGGAAGTAG
- the gpmA gene encoding 2,3-diphosphoglycerate-dependent phosphoglycerate mutase yields MYKLVLLRHGESTWNKENRFTGWTDVDLSEKGLGEAKEAAVTLKAAGYNFDIAYTSVLKRAIRTLWLTLDGMDLMWIPVIRSWRLNERHYGALQGLNKAETAAKFGEQQVLIWRRSYDIQPPALESSDDRFPGHDPRYQNLTKDQLPLTECLKDTVARVLPFWHETIAPSIKSGQKVLVAAHGNSIRAMVKYLDNIPEDEIVGLNIPTGLPLVYELDVDLKPIKHYYLGDPEKVKAAIESVANQGKAKK; encoded by the coding sequence GTGTACAAACTTGTTTTGCTGCGTCATGGCGAATCAACCTGGAATAAAGAAAACCGTTTCACCGGATGGACCGATGTCGACCTGTCCGAGAAGGGTCTCGGCGAAGCCAAAGAGGCCGCAGTTACCCTCAAGGCCGCCGGTTACAACTTCGATATCGCTTACACCTCTGTGCTAAAGCGCGCCATTCGCACCTTGTGGCTTACACTGGATGGAATGGACCTGATGTGGATTCCCGTAATTCGCAGTTGGCGATTGAACGAACGCCACTACGGTGCGCTACAGGGTCTCAATAAAGCTGAAACGGCTGCCAAGTTTGGAGAACAACAAGTCTTGATTTGGCGTCGAAGTTACGATATCCAGCCGCCGGCTCTCGAATCAAGCGACGACCGCTTTCCCGGCCACGATCCTCGCTATCAAAATCTGACCAAAGATCAACTTCCACTTACCGAGTGCCTGAAAGATACAGTAGCTCGCGTGTTGCCGTTCTGGCATGAGACAATTGCTCCGAGCATCAAATCGGGACAGAAGGTCCTTGTCGCCGCTCACGGCAACAGCATTCGCGCGATGGTGAAGTACTTGGACAATATCCCTGAAGACGAGATTGTCGGACTCAATATCCCCACCGGGCTTCCTTTGGTCTATGAACTCGACGTTGATCTCAAGCCGATCAAGCATTACTACCTCGGCGATCCCGAAAAGGTCAAGGCGGCAATCGAGTCAGTCGCGAATCAGGGCAAGGCAAAGAAATAG